The Magnolia sinica isolate HGM2019 chromosome 9, MsV1, whole genome shotgun sequence genome contains a region encoding:
- the LOC131255809 gene encoding uncharacterized protein LOC131255809, with protein MPSSIEFPVFTETNLGTRIAISTPPDITTGDLKRKLGREHYLCFPNLGEVRVHALMVKRKSCFYHLPDSLLIKNAFQGLKGSWFLRMSATQVQHIHSQLAPTTDISNAMVGRKDRISQSMSGNNSVGSSGIISVTGILTRYFSESDERNIFNCQAESIRNPNELAEQSVDSQMQKLVEIQCTNNIGCTTGVEFSMKQYKHNKNTSENNMVHPLIDPYIEKSKCNIVSKISKKRSKTELSDKERSVASYDINDDCGDRQDNQVSTFEQSECNIATEISINCSKTRVSASVTMGITGLERNGRDAASDAITVGSGAHHRHRDSEVEKFHCNIATEISKKDSKTGMSTSAVTRSGGLDKRKRNASSDDIADDSGAHHGRQDFDVEVSKCNIGSKISKKCIKSKKSASVVIGVKGLGKKGISDASNDITDDNGAHQGHQDSDVDESECYVAANIRKKRRKIGVSSSLAMGRMVLDMEGCDVMNGTRQGHRDSDVTNSKCNFSSMISKNLSENETFISVATRPSDPDKNERNAASDDISNNKGAHQVHNSSKCGINGCCSRNVANDTQFTAKTPPITLSLPLLANPSTETPKSKLGKSDVGKRFLQAASKLSISARKQKSFISVCRSRTMVSSTVDPTSLA; from the exons ATGCCTTCTTCCATTGAATTTCCTGTATTTACAGAAACCAACCTCGGCACCCGCATTGCAATATCTACTCCTCCAGATATTACAACTGGAGACCTCAAAA GAAAACTTGGGAGGGAGCACTACCTTTGTTTTCCAAATCTTGGAGAGGTCAGAGTTCATGCATTGATG GTGAAGCGGAAGTCATGTTTTTACCACCTTCCAGACTCACTTCTGATAAAGAATGCTTTTCAAGGATTGAAAGGGTCTTGGTTTCTTCGAATGAGTGCAACTCAAGTCCAGCATATACATAGTCAATTAGCGCCCACAACTGATATCAGCAATGCTATGGTTGGTCGAAAAGACAGGATTTCTCAATCGATGAGCGGCAATAATAGTGTCGGTTCATCTGGGATAATATCTGTGACTGGTATCCTCACTAGGTACTTTTCCGAATCCGATGAGAGGAACATATTCAACTGCCAAGCTGAGAGCATAAGAAACCCTAATGAACTGGCCGAGCAGTCTGTAGACTCCCAAATGCAAAAATTAGTAGAAATTCAATGCACCAATAATATTGGTTGTACAACTGGAGTAGAATTTTCCATGAAACAGTATAAGCATAACAAGAACACATCAGAAAataacatggtccatccattgatTGATCCTTACATAGAGAAGTCCAAATGTAATATTGTATCCAAGATCAGTAAAAAACGCAGCAAAACTGAATTGTCTGATAAGGAGAGAAGTGTTGCAAGCTATGACATTAATGATGACTGTGGGGACCGTCAAGATAATCAAGTTTCTACTTTTGAGCAGTCTGAGTGTAACATTGCAACTGAGATTAGTATAAACTGTAGCAAAACAAGAGTATCTGCTTCTGTCACGATGGGTATAACGGGTCTTGAAAGGAATGGAAGAGATGCTGCAAGCGATGCCATTACGGTtggcagtggggcccatcatcgtCATCGAGATTCTGAGGTAGAGAAGTTCCATTGTAATATTGCAACTGAGATTAGTAAAAAAGATAGCAAAACTGGAATGTCTACTTCTGCTGTGACAAGATCAGGGGGTCTTGATAAGAGGAAGAGAAACGCTTCCAGTGATGACATTGCTGATGACAGCGGGGCCCATCATGGTCGTCAAGATTTCGATGTAGAGGTTTCCAAGTGTAATATTGGATCCAAGATCAGTAAAAAGTGTATCAAAAGTAAAAAGTCTGCTTCTGTTGTGATAGGAGTAAAGGGCCTTGGTAAGAAGGGGATAAGTGATGCAAGCAATGACATTACTGATGACAATGGTGCCCACCAAGGCCATCAAGATTCTGATGTGGATGAGTCTGAGTGTTATGTTGCAGCCAATATTCGTAAAAAGCGTCGGAAAATAGGAGTGTCTTCTTCTCTTGCGATGGGGAGAATGGTTCTTGATATGGAGGGATGCGATGTTATGAATGGGACTCGTCAAGGTCATCGAGATTCTGATGTAACGAATTCCAAGTGTAATTTTTCCTCCATGATCAGTAAAAATCTGAGTGAAAATGAAACGTTTATTTCAGTTGCCACAAGACCATCTGATCCTGATAAGAATGAGAGAAATGCTGCAAGCGATGACATTTCTAACAACAAAGGGGCCCACCAAGTTCATAATTCTTCTAAGTGCGGAATCAACGGTTGTTGTTCAAGAAATGTGGCTAATGATACTCAATTCACTGCCAAAACCCCAcctataactctctctctcccattgcttgCCAACCCGAGTACTGAAACACCAAAGagcaagcttggaaaaagtgacGTCGGGAAACGATTCCTCCAGGCAGCAAGCAAACTCAGTATTTCTGCCAGAAAGCAAAAATCCTTTATCTCCGTTTGCCGTTCTAGGACAATGGTGTCATCTACAGTGGACCCTACTTCCCTTGCTTGA